GACCACCAGTTGCCAAGCGCGAACTTCGGCACGATCGGCTGAGGGCCACTGATCGCGAAATAATCCCTCACCGCGGCCACGTGATCGCGACCCGCCGCGAACACGAAGAGGTCGATGCTGCCTTCCTCGGCAGCGCGGGCGCGCAGGCGACCGTCGGAATCAAACACCATCGAGTTCGAATCATCGATTTCCGCATACCCCACCGCCGAGTTCACGCCCGGCTCAAGCGGAATCTTGCCGTCGGCAACATCAAGCGTGCGGGCCGCGCCACCGAGGTTCCCATCGAGCGCGCGCTGGGTCTCCCCGCTCAGGGCCAGTTGGCGATCCGCGGGAAGCGACAGATCCTGCCCGTACCGCCACACCGAGTGATACGCCGAAACACCGCCCTTGACCTCAACCTTGAGGCCGTTCGCCGTGAACGGGCCGCGATCATACTCGAGGTAAAAGTTCTCCGTCTCGACCGTGAGCCGGCCCTGGTACTCGCCAATCGAGTACTCGGAAGGATCCAGCACCACGTCGCGATTGATCGCGAAGGTCGACGGGCGATCCTCGAACTTGCCACTCGGCGAATACTCGAGGCGCACCACGCGCGGCGTGACCGGCGTGATCCGAAAGTGCTCGCCGACGAGTTCAGCGGGAAGGGCAATATCAGGCATGAAGTCTCCTCATCTCGCGCGAGCCCCGCATGGACTCACCCTGCCAGCCTACGTGCGGGATCTGGGCCGATGCCGTGCGACTTTATGAAAAAACCAGAGCGTGCAGCCCCTTAGAGGGGGCCGCAGCCCTGGATTTTTCATCGAGAGTGACGCACGGAGTGTGCCACCGGCGCCTCTGCTTAGCTCTCGAGGGGCCTCGCGTCCAGGTCGAAAGCCATGATCGCGGCCATCGCTAACGCACGCTCCTGATCGGGCTGAAGGAAGCCAATCGTTCGACCGAGGAGCGACGAAGGGATCGTGACCGTGTTGTCGAGAGAGGCGGCAGAGCGGTGGTCGAGGCCGTTACGCTCCCCTAGCTCAACTTCGCACGAGAGCCCTTTGACCGTCGAGGTGATGGGCGCGACTGTCACCTTCGTCATCGCGCTACGAGCGGCCTCTCGCGTCAGCACAAGAACCGGCCGAGTCTTGTCGAGCTTCGCAAGGCAGATTTCACGCACGTCAGTCCTCGAATGAGGCGTGGTGCGCGGTCCACTCCACGAGGGAGTCGAGATCATCCTGCGGGCCTTCCGCATTCACGATTGCAGCGTCCACAAGAGCCGCTTGCCGCCTCTTCTCTCTTTCCAGAGCGACGCTCACGAGGTCAGCTCGGCTACCGGCGGCTCCTGTGGACACACTCCGGTCAAGGAACTCCACGAGGTCGTCTGGAAGACGCAAGGAAATTTGCACCGTCATGCCTGCACCCTACCACCGCGAATCCCACTTTGGGATGCACCGCTACTTATGCCGCAACAGCAACGATCACGGCGAACCACGCCACAGTAGCCACCTCTTCAGAGCCAGAGATGTAGCCATGCCCAGGGAAGGGAGGCCGCCACCTACATAAGGTTGCGGCGGCCCTTTTCGGCACTCGTCGCATGCCCCTGCGGGTTGGCCTCGAGCACGAACCGAAGCACGTGCAGCGCCGTGCGCTGAAGCTCGCCGAGGGTGAGGCCACCGTCGGAACCAAGCGAATCCTTCACGCCCGTATCGCACGTATCGCCACCGTGCTCCTTGCTGCCGGGCATGAGCACGTCGATGCCACCGCGCACGCGGTAGGCGCTGTCACGCAGGGCCGGGAAGTTCGGATCCTCCACCATGCGCATCCACCAGTCGGTCATCACGAGGCCGTCGAAACCGAACTCTCCGCGCAAGATCGTCGTCACGAGGTCGTAGCTGTAGTGGCCCCACACCCCGTTGATCTTGTTGTACGAGGTCATGATGGTCTGCGGCTGCGATTCCTTCACCATGATCTGGAAACCGCGCAGGTAGATTTCACGCAGTGCACGCTCACTGACGCGCGAATCGGAGAAGATGCGGTTGTGCTCCTGGTTATTGGCCGCGTAGTGCTTCGGGCACGCCGCGACGCCCTTGGACTGCACGCCGTTCACGATCGCGGCGCCCATGAGGCCAGTGAGCAGCGAATCCTCGGAGAAATACTCGAAGTTTCGGCCACACAGCGGATCGCGTTGAATATTCATGCCGGGGCTGAGCAGAATGTCGGAGCCCTTGGCGAGCATCTCCTCCGCGTGAAGCTCGGCAAGCTCGCGCACCCCCTCGGGATTCCACGTCGAAGCGAGCGCGGTGCCGCACGGCAGAAGCGAGGCGAACGCGGAAACACGCAGGCCAGAGGGGCCATCGGTCGTGATCGCGGGCGCCACACCCCGCTCGCGCAGGGACTCGGTCACGCCGCCGAGCGCACCGGCATTGCCGCGCACACCAAGGGGGCTGTCCATGGTCGTGTCACCGTAGGCGAGGGCAACGAGATCCTCAGTTCCGACGGTTGCCACGAACTCCTCGAGGCTCACCTTCCCGGCGCGCACCTCCTCAAATGAGGGCGCGGCAGCACCCTCGGCGGGGGCGGGGAGCTCCTTGGGCAAGTGCTCAAGGATGCGGCGGGCAAGGTCACGCTGCTCCTCGGGGGCGGGTTCGTATCCGAGGGTGGCCTCGCCATCATCGCCCCGCGTGAGGATCATGCGGTCAAACCCGCAGCCCTTCTGGATCGGCGAGGCCTCTTCGAGCTGCTGCACAACGATCAGGTTTTCGATCTCGATCTCGCCGGCAAGCTCGGTGTCCTTCACGTTTTGGCCCACGTGCAGGCGATACGTGCCGGGCTCGAGCACGTAGGCGCTCCTGTGCCCCGTTGCTCCCGAATCGTCGTAGGAGGCGAAGTCGCGAAGATCAACGTCGAGGCTCACCGTGGCGCTTTGGCCAGCGACAACGCTGCCGGTGCGGGTGAAGGCCGCGAGGCGGCGCGCGGGCTGGGAGAGCTTCCCATCAGGGGTTTCAAGGTAGGCCTGCACAACCGTGCTGCCGCTTCGCTCGCCGGTGTTCCTCGCCGTGAGCTCGATGTGGGCGCGGGTGGCGTCGGACCCAAAACTCTCATGGCCGAGCGAGAACGACGTGTAGCCGAGCCCCTCCCCGAAGTGGAACTGCGCGGCGCCCGGGGCGAAGGTCTCGTAGTAGCGGTAGCCCACGAACACGTCCTCGACGTAGTTCGTGACGTCCGGGTCGCCGAAGTTCTGCGCACTCGGGGCGTCCTCGTAGCGGCGAGCGATCGAAGCGGTGAGGCGACCGCCGGGCTCCGTGACGCCGGTCAGGACATCCGCGAGCGCATGCCCCGATTCCATGCCGCCCGCCCACGCAATCACAAGCGCGGAAAGCGGGTAGCGTTCCGCCCACGACAGGTCCATGACGTTGCCGGCATCGATCACCACGACCGTGCGCTCAAACGCGGCACTGACCCGTGCGATCAGGGATTCTTCCTGCTCAGTGAGGAAGTACGAGCCGGGCGCGAGCTCCGCATCGCGGTCCTCTCCCGCCGCTCGGCCGATCACCACAATGGCCACATCGTTGCGCCCCGCGGCGGCGTTGATCTGCTCATCCTCGAGCTCGAGCTCCGGATAGTGCGTGGGCCACTTGCCCCACACCGTGCCCGGATCCGCGGGCTGCTCCTCACTGAAGCGGTCGTAGGCCGCAGCGAGCTCCTCATCGACCTTCACGGCGCCCGATTCGCGAAGCGCATCCGTGAGGTTCGAAATGTACGGCGGGTTCACATCGCCACCCGAGCCATAGCCGACGGCCAGCCAGTCCTTCGCCGTGCGACCAAAGAGAGCGACGCGGCTCTCGGGTGCAAGCGGCAGCACGCCGTCATTGCGAAGAAGCACCGTGCCCTGCGCGGCGAGTTCACGTGCCTTTGCCGCAAGCCGCGGATCGAGGCGGCGATCAGCCGAGGCCTCGGCGGCGGTCGAATGCTGGGACATCGTTTCGTGACTCATGGCGCTCCTCATTGATGCTCTCATCGAGGCGCCGAGTGGCCCCGGCGCCTCGCGGTAGTCCCAGCTTACTGGCCCTCTCCCCTTGTGTTGCAAAGCTCAAACGCCAACGCTCGCCTTGCTCAGCCCCTTCCGGGCTCTGCCGCGCCACATCATGAAGAAAATCCCCCGATAGCGCCGCCCCGGCCCCACCCCAGGCCAATTTCTTCATATTTTGTGACGCAATGGGGAAAGGAAGGTACCGCGGAAAGGAAGGCACCGTAACCCGGGGAAAGGAAGGCAGCGCGCCCAGGGACCGAAGAAGACGCAGCACCGGGACTACCAACCCCGGCACAAAAAATCGCCCGCCCCCGAAACCGGGGCGGGCGATTGCGCTATGCGCTTGTTTTTATTGATGCGTCACGATCAGTTGTCGGACTTCGTGAGCAGTCCGTAAATGAACATGACCACGAGAGCGCCGATCACCGACAGGAGGATCGTCCACAGCGACCACGGGTTGTCGAGGAGCGAGCTCCAGCCGCCGTCGCCGAAGAGACCACCGATGAGGCCACCGACGATCGCACCGATGACACCGAGGATGATGGTCATCCCCAGGCCCATCGACTGCTTGCCCGGCATGACTGCGCGAGCGATGAGGCCGATGAGGCCGCCGATGATGATCCACGAAATGATTCCCCAAATAAAAGGCATAGGAGTGACTACTTTCTTCTCGAGTGAACCAGGCTCACAGGAATCCCGGGCGCTGTTGGCGAACCTGGGTTAGCTCACGTGCCCGGCGGTTGAAAAGTCGTCAACCATCATCAATCCTACCTGGGAGCCCCTTCCACGAAACTGCACGTCATCTGAAATTTCACACCTCTTTACCGAACACGCAGTACACCTTTGCTGGAGCACCACAACTGCGCCTCTCGCCACGGC
The window above is part of the Dermabacter vaginalis genome. Proteins encoded here:
- a CDS encoding type II toxin-antitoxin system PemK/MazF family toxin, translating into MREICLAKLDKTRPVLVLTREAARSAMTKVTVAPITSTVKGLSCEVELGERNGLDHRSAASLDNTVTIPSSLLGRTIGFLQPDQERALAMAAIMAFDLDARPLES
- a CDS encoding glycoside hydrolase family 3 protein, which gives rise to MSHETMSQHSTAAEASADRRLDPRLAAKARELAAQGTVLLRNDGVLPLAPESRVALFGRTAKDWLAVGYGSGGDVNPPYISNLTDALRESGAVKVDEELAAAYDRFSEEQPADPGTVWGKWPTHYPELELEDEQINAAAGRNDVAIVVIGRAAGEDRDAELAPGSYFLTEQEESLIARVSAAFERTVVVIDAGNVMDLSWAERYPLSALVIAWAGGMESGHALADVLTGVTEPGGRLTASIARRYEDAPSAQNFGDPDVTNYVEDVFVGYRYYETFAPGAAQFHFGEGLGYTSFSLGHESFGSDATRAHIELTARNTGERSGSTVVQAYLETPDGKLSQPARRLAAFTRTGSVVAGQSATVSLDVDLRDFASYDDSGATGHRSAYVLEPGTYRLHVGQNVKDTELAGEIEIENLIVVQQLEEASPIQKGCGFDRMILTRGDDGEATLGYEPAPEEQRDLARRILEHLPKELPAPAEGAAAPSFEEVRAGKVSLEEFVATVGTEDLVALAYGDTTMDSPLGVRGNAGALGGVTESLRERGVAPAITTDGPSGLRVSAFASLLPCGTALASTWNPEGVRELAELHAEEMLAKGSDILLSPGMNIQRDPLCGRNFEYFSEDSLLTGLMGAAIVNGVQSKGVAACPKHYAANNQEHNRIFSDSRVSERALREIYLRGFQIMVKESQPQTIMTSYNKINGVWGHYSYDLVTTILRGEFGFDGLVMTDWWMRMVEDPNFPALRDSAYRVRGGIDVLMPGSKEHGGDTCDTGVKDSLGSDGGLTLGELQRTALHVLRFVLEANPQGHATSAEKGRRNLM
- a CDS encoding GlsB/YeaQ/YmgE family stress response membrane protein — protein: MPFIWGIISWIIIGGLIGLIARAVMPGKQSMGLGMTIILGVIGAIVGGLIGGLFGDGGWSSLLDNPWSLWTILLSVIGALVVMFIYGLLTKSDN
- a CDS encoding ribbon-helix-helix domain-containing protein translates to MTVQISLRLPDDLVEFLDRSVSTGAAGSRADLVSVALEREKRRQAALVDAAIVNAEGPQDDLDSLVEWTAHHASFED